TGTCGGACCTTTCTTGTATAATCTGTTTTCTGATCCCGAAATTATCCGCTTACCATTTAGTTGGATGCAAAAACCTCTAGCTTGGTTTATTGCTAAACGTAGAGAAAAAACATCTCAAGCAAATTATAAAGAAATCGGTGGCGGTTCTCCATTGCGGCGCATGACAGAAGAGCAAGGAGAAGCCATTAAAGCCCAACTAGGTAAATTAGGACAAGAAGCTAATATCTATGTGGGAATGCGTTATTGGCATCCTTACACAGAAGAAGCGATCGCCCAACTGACTCAAGATAACATTGATAAGTTAGTAATTCTCCCACTTTACCCCCAGTTCTCTATCAGCACCAGTGGTTCTAGTTTCCGGTTATTAGAACAACTATGGAAAGAAAACCCCAAACTCCAAAATCTCGAATATACTGTCATTGCCTCCTGGTACAAAGAACCAGGTTATCTGCAAGCAATGGCAGAACTCATAATTGGGGAACTTGAGAAATTTCCTCATCCTGAGAACGTGCATATTTTCTTTAGCGCCCACGGTGTCCCCAGGAGCTACGTAGAAGAAGCTGGCGACCCCTATCAGCAAGAAATTGAGGAATGTACATACTTAATTATGCAAACCCTCGACCGTGCCAATCCCCACACCCTAGCCTATCAAAGTCGAGTTGGCCCTGTAGAATGGCTACAACCATATACAGAAGATGCGCTAAAAGAACTCGGTGCAAAAGGCGTGAAAGATTTGGTAGTTGTCCCCATTAGTTTTGTTTCTGAACACATCGAAACACTCCAAGAAATTGACATTGAATATCGAGAAATAGCTGAAGAAGCAGGAATACACAACTTCGGACGTGTCCCTGCTCCCAACACCAACCCAGTGTTTATTAAAGCCCTATCTGACTTGATAATTGATGCTCTTGAGCAACCTGATTTAAAACTCTCTCAAGTCACTCAAATGAAGAAAAGGGTAAAAATGTATCCCCAAGAACGTTGGGCATGGGGAATCACTACCAGCGCCGAAGTCTGGAATGGTCGGATAGCCATGCTAGGATTTATCGGGCTGATTATTGAGTTAGTCACTGGTAAAGGCTTACTGCACGTTGTTGGACTTTTACATTAGACATCTGGTAGAAATGAAATGTGCGGTTTTTAGAACCCTTGTAGAGACGTTCCATGGAACTTCTCTACAATCTTTTTCACAAGATGTTTACTAATCTTTCTCATTGATAATTGTCAATTATCAATTTTTAACTTTATACCAGCTATATCAGTATTTCGCGCTAAGAATAGCCACCCAGAGGAGGACTAAAGCAATTAATCCTCCTTTACGAGGAGCATCCACAGCAAAAAAAACCAGTGTAATACACAAGACATCTTGCTTATAAACCACCAATTAAGGCAACTAACCAGCTTGGTGTTTGAGTCGCTGAAGCAACAGCTAAACCCATTAAAGCTCCGACGAAGGGAGACAAAAATAAATGAACCTGCTGTACTATTCTCTGGCCAATCAGTTTTTTGGAAGCGAATAGTTCAAATAAAGACCAACTGGTTAACAACCCGATCAAAATATGGGGAGAAATACGTGATAATACTGGCATTTGTGACCAGAGTTCTTCACCTTGGAGGATGCCAATCATTAGTAAAGGTACACCTATTCTCATCCCAGCAGCAGCACCAGCAGATAGTATGGCGAGAATTTCAATCATGGGCATATATCCCTGACTTCACTAAATTAGCAAAGGTGCTTTGTTTATACCAACTCTTATTAATAAGGGCTGCTGATCAAGACTAATTAAAATTAACATAGTCATAGCAGATACAGATTTAATTTCTATATATACACTTTTGTAGCCTATGCCTTTCTGTTTTGAGTATAGTAATAAAGCGTATATTTTTTCTCACTTTGCAACACAAAAAAAAGTAAGTAGTTAGGCAATAGTCAAGAGGCAATAGGCTAATGACTAATGACTAATGACTAATGACTAATGACTAATTCTAAATACCCAGTCGTTGATAAACTTGTTCTAAATGCTTGAGATGATGTAGTGGATCAAAACAGGCTTCTATCTCTGCGGGTGACAAGCTTTGAGTGACGCGAGGGTCTTTGCTGATTAAATCACGAAAGTTGCCTTCCGGTTTGTTCCAAGCAATGTGGGCGCTTTCTTGGACTATGCTATAGGCTTCTTCCCGGTTAAGTCCTTTGTCAATTAAGGTGAGTAATACTCTTTGACTAAAGACTACTCCACCATAACAGTTGAGATTTCGGGCCATGTTTTCGGGATAAACCAACAGGTTATTTACCAAATTGGTGATTTCATGCAGCATGAAATGAGTCAAAATGCAAGCATCCGGTAAAACTACCCGTTCTACGGAACTGTGGGAAATATCCCGTTCGTGCCACAAAGCGACGTTTTCTAATACTGCACCAGCATGACTTCTTACCAGTCGCGCCATCCCTGTTAACCGTTCAGACCGGATAGGATTACGCTTGTGAGGCATAGCACTAGAGCCTTTTTGCCCTTTGGAGAAAAATTCCTCAACTTCTAAAACGTCTGTTTTTTGCAAGTTGCGAATTTCTACAGCAAAGCGTTCTATGGATGCAGCCAGTAATGCTAACTGTTGAACAAAATCAGCATGAATATCGCGGGAAATTACCTGAGTGGATGCAGTATCGGGTTTAAGTCCAAGTTTTGCACAAGCGATCGCTTCTACACGCGGTTCAATATGGGCGTAAGTTCCCACAGCACCGGATATTTTCCCTACAGCAATGGTTTTTTTGAGAATTTGCAGCCGTTCTTGGTGTCGTAACACTTCTGCTAACCAACCAGCTAATTTAAAACCAAAGGTAATTGGTTCAGCGTGAATACCATGCGATCGCCCAATCATGACCGTATTCCGATGTGCTGTGGCTTTTTTACGAATTGCCTCAATTACGTCTTCCAGGCGTTTTAACAACAGATCCAAACTAGCCACTAATTGTAGCGCTAAAGCAGTATCTAAGACATCAGAACTAGTTAAACCTAAGTGAATATAGCGTCCTGCCTCACCTACATATTCATTAACATTTGTTAAAAAAGCAATCACATCATGACGGACTTCCGCCTCAATTTCTAGCACCCGCTTCGGGTCAAAATTCGCCTTAGCCTTAATTTCCTCTACTGCTGCTGCTGGAATATAACCCAGTTCTGCCTGTGCTTCGCAAACTGCGATCTCTACATCTAGCCAGGTTTTCAGCTTATAGGTTTCACTCCACAAATCGCCCATTTCGGGCAAGGTATAACGCTCAATCACATTCGGGCATCTAATACAACTGTCATATTTTACATTGGAAATTACCTACTATAAAGCATATCGCTACCAGATAACCGTCATATTTCCATTGTGAAAATCTTTATTCATAAAACTTCGCGGGATGTGGGAAACTCAGTCACAAAGCGTGCTGAGAGGGAAACGGCACGAGCGGTTTTAACCGCAGTCAGTATTTTTGGAACAAATGAGTCGTCCCTATGGGTTAGGACTGGTCGCTGGCAGGCCTATTGAATATCTTTTTGACACTCTCAGGTCTAAAGACACTGAGATTCTACAGACAGAATTAGTTTAATCTAATTCTCGTTACGATGGTCAAACACCGTCTAGTGAGTTTACTTAAATTGAGTTTAAGTTTTCCCGTTACTTTTTTTAAGATATTCGCTGCTCCATTAAGATCAGCATTTACTAAAAACTTTTCACCTGTTAAGTAAAGTCCTCTCAAAATTCGTCTCCCAGATGCTTTCCACCCTTGGGGTTGTTCACCGTACTTGGGTAGGGAGTCTCCATCTAAAAAACTCGATTTTGAAGTATAACTCTCCTCTGTCAGATGAAAGTTGATCCCATATTGGCAACACAGTTGATTAAGTCGATCTTTCAACTTACCTAATGGCATTTGAACAAATTTTTGATTGTTCAAGTTACCCATATTGGAGTTCATTTTAAACCCATCGTTCCAACCTAAAACTAAGTTACCTATTTTATTTTTGAGGCAGTGATCAATAATCAACCTTGCACTTTTGTTGATCCCATCTCTCATTTGATGGTTTCGTTTTCTGGTAACTCGATCTAACCAACTGTCCCAGTAGTCACTTGACTTGCCTTCTTTTTTAGTAGAGACTTTTTTATTCCAGAGTTGATTGTCAGCTTTTAGTTTTCTTGAGTCAATTAAAAAAGAATTTCCTAAAGTATCTACACAGGCTGCTAAATTATCGGCAGTTCCCAAATCAATTGATAGGGCTTCACTAATATTTAAGTCAGTTATCTCTGGCTCAACCAAATAAGACAACTCCAGGTAAAAAGCCCCATTTTTGGGTAATATAGTCAACTCTTTGATCTTTGAGAAATCTAAGTTAATTGGCATCGGGAGAAAGAATTCAGATATTCCAAACCATCTTTTTACTGTCAACCCTAAAGGAAATCTAATTTGATTATTTTCAAGAGTTGGCTTACCCGCTCCAGTGTTGGGAAACGCAACTTTAAAAAGTTTAGATCCTTCGAGGTAACTAGGAGGCTTAGGTCTAAAAAGTAACTCACCTTTGTTGAACTTGTTTTTTAATTCTTTAAAGGATTTAAAAGCTTCGCTCACTGAAATTAGTGTTTGTTGAGCAACTACCGAAGGTAGTGAACTTGCTAATTTGGTCTTGCTCACAGTTGACTCATATATTAGGTCAAATTTACCAGTTAGTAACTTACCAGTTTTAAAAAGTGTTTGTCTAGCAAAATAGACCCCTGAGTTATAGAGTTTACCCGATTGTTGACAAAGATACTCTAATATTGCTTTAGTATCTTTATTAGGGGATAATAGGACTTGTTGAACTCCCATTAAGAGTTTATTTTTGACCATAATTTGGATTTTTACTATTATATTTATGATCTCACAAAATGATAAATTAATCAAGAAGAACGTAGGCGACTAAAGTCGCACGAGTCGCTTATATCTCAGGTCTGAAGACGCTGAGTTTTACGCTTACCGAGAGATTTATAATTTTTTGCAACCTCAAACATTTGTCTGCTCAGAGGATACTACAATTGTTGAAGCAACTCAAATAGCTTTAGGGCAATCGCACAAATACGTATATGAACCAATTGTAATTACAGATCAATCTTATCAGTATGGATTATTAGATTTTCATCATTTACTTTTAGCCAACTCCCAAATTCATGTTTTAACATTAAATCGCCTGCAAAAAGAAAAAGAAAAAGCTAGAGCAGCTAAAGCTGATTTTCGTGATCTTCAGCATAACTATAGCCGATTATTACAAAATGACAAAATGATCGCCTTGGGACAATTAGTAGCTGGTATCGCCCATGAAATCAATAATCCTATGAATTTTATTTATGGCAACCTTAATTATGCCATTGAATATGTGCAAGATCTACTTTTTATGATGGAATGTTATCAACAAAATAAACCGTATTCTGATGTATTATTTCAAGCCAAAGAAAAAGGAATTGAAATAGAATTTATCAGAGAAGATTTGCCAAAATTATTATCTTCTATGAAAGTTGGAGCTACAAGAGTAAATGAAATTGTCTTATCTTTACGTAACTTTTCTAGACTAGATCAAGCAGAAATTAAGAGTGTTGATATTCATGAAGGTATAGAGAATGCTTTAATAATTCTTAAACATAATTTAAAGGCTAAACCTGATCGTTTGGAAATTGAACTAATTAAAGAATATGATAATTTACCTCTAATATATTGCTATGCAGGGCAGCTAAATCAGGTATTTATGAATATTATTGCCAATGCAATTGATGCTCTTTCTGAAAGTAATAATTTGATTTTAAAAACCCGTAAAAAGCTGCAAATTCGGATTCAGACAGAACTAACTGATGATAATCATGTTGTTATTCGTATTAGCGATAATGGATCAGGTATTCCAGAGGAAGTCCAAAAGCGATTATTTGAACCATTTTTTACGACCAAGGCTGTTGGGAAAGGGACAGGATTGGGATTATCAATTAGCTATCAAATTGTAGTTGAACAACATGGTGGTGAACTTTACTGTATATCTACTTCTGAAGAAGGTTCTGAGTTTATTATCAAAATCCCAGTTGTCTCCCATAACTCAAAATAAATACAGCAAAATTCAAGAGTTGGGACTGCAATCTCGGCAAAATTCTCAGTAATCAGTTAGAAATTAGTAGTTTCGTAGCGAATGCATTCAGAAGTTACAATAATCGCCATAGCTTAAGGATGAATTTGACTTAAAATAAAACGTAGACGATCATAATCATCTTTGAGTAACATACTCAGATGTCGTCCAGCTTTAATCAACCATTCTCGGTCAGTTTTACGTAACTGATATATTCCTCGAATAGCGGCTGCGGCTAAAGAATCTACTGGCGCACCACT
The window above is part of the Dolichospermum sp. DET69 genome. Proteins encoded here:
- a CDS encoding transposase, with the protein product MGVQQVLLSPNKDTKAILEYLCQQSGKLYNSGVYFARQTLFKTGKLLTGKFDLIYESTVSKTKLASSLPSVVAQQTLISVSEAFKSFKELKNKFNKGELLFRPKPPSYLEGSKLFKVAFPNTGAGKPTLENNQIRFPLGLTVKRWFGISEFFLPMPINLDFSKIKELTILPKNGAFYLELSYLVEPEITDLNISEALSIDLGTADNLAACVDTLGNSFLIDSRKLKADNQLWNKKVSTKKEGKSSDYWDSWLDRVTRKRNHQMRDGINKSARLIIDHCLKNKIGNLVLGWNDGFKMNSNMGNLNNQKFVQMPLGKLKDRLNQLCCQYGINFHLTEESYTSKSSFLDGDSLPKYGEQPQGWKASGRRILRGLYLTGEKFLVNADLNGAANILKKVTGKLKLNLSKLTRRCLTIVTRIRLN
- a CDS encoding ferrochelatase, which gives rise to MGRIGVLLLNLGGPDKLEDVGPFLYNLFSDPEIIRLPFSWMQKPLAWFIAKRREKTSQANYKEIGGGSPLRRMTEEQGEAIKAQLGKLGQEANIYVGMRYWHPYTEEAIAQLTQDNIDKLVILPLYPQFSISTSGSSFRLLEQLWKENPKLQNLEYTVIASWYKEPGYLQAMAELIIGELEKFPHPENVHIFFSAHGVPRSYVEEAGDPYQQEIEECTYLIMQTLDRANPHTLAYQSRVGPVEWLQPYTEDALKELGAKGVKDLVVVPISFVSEHIETLQEIDIEYREIAEEAGIHNFGRVPAPNTNPVFIKALSDLIIDALEQPDLKLSQVTQMKKRVKMYPQERWAWGITTSAEVWNGRIAMLGFIGLIIELVTGKGLLHVVGLLH
- a CDS encoding adenylosuccinate lyase, whose amino-acid sequence is MIERYTLPEMGDLWSETYKLKTWLDVEIAVCEAQAELGYIPAAAVEEIKAKANFDPKRVLEIEAEVRHDVIAFLTNVNEYVGEAGRYIHLGLTSSDVLDTALALQLVASLDLLLKRLEDVIEAIRKKATAHRNTVMIGRSHGIHAEPITFGFKLAGWLAEVLRHQERLQILKKTIAVGKISGAVGTYAHIEPRVEAIACAKLGLKPDTASTQVISRDIHADFVQQLALLAASIERFAVEIRNLQKTDVLEVEEFFSKGQKGSSAMPHKRNPIRSERLTGMARLVRSHAGAVLENVALWHERDISHSSVERVVLPDACILTHFMLHEITNLVNNLLVYPENMARNLNCYGGVVFSQRVLLTLIDKGLNREEAYSIVQESAHIAWNKPEGNFRDLISKDPRVTQSLSPAEIEACFDPLHHLKHLEQVYQRLGI